Proteins from a single region of Heptranchias perlo isolate sHepPer1 chromosome 34, sHepPer1.hap1, whole genome shotgun sequence:
- the rab27a gene encoding ras-related protein Rab-27A isoform X2, whose protein sequence is MLSYSDLFLRIFFRFGILNANNKVYKPSGPDGNAGRGQRIHLQLWDTAGQERFRSLTTAFFRDAMGFLLIFDLTNEQSFLNVRNWISQLQMHAYCENPDIVLCGNKCDLEDQRAVKEEEAKELAEKYGLPYFETSAATASNVNKAVESLLELIMKRMERCVDKSWIPEGVVRSNGHSSTEQLNAEDQDKSKCAC, encoded by the exons ATGCTGAGCTACAGTGACCTCTTTTTGAGGATTTTCTTCAGATTTGGAATTCTGAATGCAAACAATAAG gTTTATAAGCCCAGTGGCCCAGATGGTAATGCAGGAAGAGGACAGAGGATACATCTCCAACTGTGGGACACAGCTGGTCAGGAGAG gTTCCGTAGCCTAACGACTGCTTTCTTCAGAGATGCCATGGGTTTTCTTTTGATATTTGACTTGACAAATGAGCAAAGCTTCCTCAATGTTAGAAACTGGATAA GTCAGCTTCAGATGCACGCATATTGTGAAAATCCAGACATTGTACTATGCGGCAATAAATGTGATCTAGAGGATCAGAGGGCTGTAAAAGAAGAAGAAGCCAAGGAGTTGGCAGAGAAATATGG ACTGCCCTACTTTGAAACCAGTGCAGCAACTGCATCCAACGTGAATAAGGCGGTGGAATCTCTGTTGGAGCTCATCATGAAGCGCATGGAACGGTGTGTGGACAAATCTTGGATACCTGAAGGGGTTGTACGGTCCAATGGCCACAGCTCCACTGAGCAACTAAATGCCGAAGACCAGGACAAAAGCAAATGTGCCTGCTAG